One Dysosmobacter welbionis DNA segment encodes these proteins:
- a CDS encoding NCS2 family permease — MAKETQLVNSGSFLEKRFHLKENHTNVRTEIIAGLTTFLTCTYILAVNPAILSSTGMDSKAVLWATAISAAIACIAMGLLTNFPFALAPAMGLNAYFAYTVCGTLGLSWQNALACVFVEGVTFSILSVAGVQERIVNGIPECVKQAISAAIGFFIAFSGLHNSGIIAYDPDNLLCLGNLQDPGVILALLGILLTAGLVIMRVKGAILIGILAITFAGMLFENPATGATYTQWQGLVSLENPIEALAPTFGQLTFDGLFGGGVAAIIGVLFAIFSFLFVDMFDSIGVLVGVGIKAGFVNEKGELPGAGKALFVSAAGAAVGAVFGTQTVTVFGAESTTGIAEGGRTGLTAITTGVFFLLSLLFTPLFLMIPSIATAPALVMVGIFMIEPLMHVDLSDTKTAFPVFICVAFMAFTFNIAYGILFGLLAYTGGQVFAGNARKLPISTWILTGVFLLYLLLEIFFN, encoded by the coding sequence ATGGCAAAAGAAACACAGCTTGTAAACAGCGGTTCTTTTCTGGAAAAGAGATTCCATCTCAAGGAAAACCACACCAATGTGAGAACTGAGATCATTGCTGGATTGACTACGTTCTTGACCTGTACCTATATTTTGGCGGTAAATCCGGCGATTCTGTCCTCAACAGGAATGGATTCCAAGGCGGTACTATGGGCGACGGCTATCTCGGCAGCTATCGCCTGCATCGCAATGGGCCTTTTGACTAATTTTCCTTTTGCCTTAGCGCCTGCCATGGGACTCAACGCATATTTTGCCTACACAGTCTGCGGTACGCTGGGGCTGTCATGGCAAAATGCCCTGGCCTGTGTGTTTGTGGAAGGTGTTACCTTCAGTATCCTCAGCGTTGCAGGTGTACAGGAGCGCATTGTTAACGGCATTCCAGAGTGCGTTAAGCAGGCTATTTCTGCGGCTATCGGCTTTTTCATTGCATTCTCGGGGCTGCATAATTCTGGTATCATAGCCTATGACCCTGATAATTTGCTGTGCCTGGGCAATTTGCAGGATCCCGGTGTCATTCTGGCTCTATTGGGGATTCTCCTGACAGCGGGACTGGTTATTATGAGGGTCAAAGGCGCCATCCTCATAGGGATATTGGCTATTACCTTTGCAGGTATGCTTTTTGAAAACCCGGCTACAGGTGCTACCTATACCCAATGGCAGGGTCTGGTCTCTTTGGAAAACCCCATTGAGGCGCTAGCACCTACCTTTGGACAACTGACATTTGATGGCCTGTTTGGGGGCGGTGTGGCGGCTATCATTGGTGTTCTCTTTGCCATTTTTAGTTTTTTGTTTGTGGATATGTTCGACAGTATCGGCGTGCTGGTAGGTGTGGGAATCAAGGCTGGTTTTGTCAACGAAAAGGGTGAACTGCCCGGCGCGGGCAAAGCTCTGTTTGTGTCTGCAGCAGGGGCTGCAGTAGGAGCTGTGTTCGGCACCCAGACCGTCACGGTGTTTGGTGCAGAGAGTACCACAGGTATTGCTGAGGGCGGAAGAACAGGTCTTACTGCCATTACCACAGGGGTGTTCTTTCTGCTGTCGCTGCTCTTCACCCCGCTGTTTTTGATGATCCCCAGTATTGCCACCGCCCCGGCACTGGTTATGGTGGGTATCTTTATGATTGAGCCGCTGATGCATGTGGACTTGAGTGATACCAAGACTGCTTTCCCGGTATTCATCTGCGTGGCTTTTATGGCGTTTACCTTCAATATCGCCTATGGTATCCTCTTCGGACTGCTGGCTTACACTGGCGGACAGGTCTTTGCTGGCAATGCTAGAAAGCTCCCGATTTCCACTTGGATACTGACAGGCGTGTTCCTACTGTATCTGCTTTTGGAAATCTTTTTTAACTGA
- a CDS encoding GntR family transcriptional regulator codes for MFLVKKTERIPFKMSKPQQLSEKYTKEIFQEIKSGIYSRADRLPSEPDIAKHFGISRTMVRDCLSTLEREGFISRKHGIGTIINQHVLDVKVRLDLEEEFLDMIRSAGYIPGVAFVRNAMGKADVRTAQKLGIKAGEDVVISVRLITADGAPAIYCVDHIARRSIVAKEYDLSLLDSPVFEFVEQYCGTEIYMDLSEISAVAADAERADVFQIPQGSPLLYIDELGYNFVGQPILYSQEYYANGIFKHTILRKKI; via the coding sequence GTGTTCTTAGTGAAGAAAACAGAAAGGATACCTTTCAAAATGAGCAAACCTCAGCAGTTGTCGGAGAAATATACGAAGGAGATTTTCCAAGAGATCAAGTCCGGCATATATTCTCGGGCAGACCGTCTTCCCTCGGAACCAGATATCGCAAAGCACTTTGGCATCAGCCGGACCATGGTGAGGGACTGCCTTTCTACACTGGAACGGGAGGGATTTATCAGCCGTAAGCATGGGATTGGTACTATTATCAATCAGCATGTGTTGGATGTGAAGGTGCGGTTGGATCTGGAAGAGGAATTTCTGGATATGATTCGCTCCGCTGGCTATATACCTGGTGTGGCATTTGTCCGTAATGCGATGGGGAAAGCAGATGTTCGTACAGCGCAGAAGCTTGGAATTAAAGCGGGGGAGGATGTAGTAATCAGTGTCCGCCTAATTACAGCTGATGGTGCGCCAGCAATCTATTGCGTAGACCACATTGCGCGTCGGAGTATCGTCGCAAAAGAATATGACCTTTCGCTTTTGGACAGTCCTGTATTTGAGTTTGTGGAACAATATTGCGGCACAGAGATTTATATGGACCTATCTGAAATTAGTGCTGTGGCTGCGGATGCAGAGCGGGCCGATGTGTTTCAGATCCCACAGGGCTCTCCGCTTTTGTACATCGATGAACTGGGATACAATTTTGTGGGTCAACCCATTTTGTATTCTCAGGAGTATTACGCAAACGGCATCTTCAAGCACACAATTCTGCGAAAAAAAATATAA
- a CDS encoding helix-turn-helix domain-containing protein yields MIIFHRLWATMESRGISMYQLREKCGIDSKTIRRLRANENIETKTLDKLCSALHCNLDDIAEYKES; encoded by the coding sequence ATGATTATCTTTCATCGCCTGTGGGCTACTATGGAAAGCCGCGGTATTTCTATGTATCAGCTTAGAGAAAAATGCGGGATTGACAGCAAAACGATCCGCAGACTTAGAGCAAATGAAAATATTGAAACAAAAACTTTGGATAAGTTGTGTTCTGCTCTTCATTGCAATTTGGATGATATTGCTGAATACAAGGAATCCTAA
- a CDS encoding ABC transporter ATP-binding protein translates to MAGLSLVNVKKIYPATNDHKKSKKKHESGEEKKAQLQVTNEGVVAVQEFNLDVADKEFIVLVGPSGCGKSTTLRMVAGLEEISSGELYIDGKLMNDVAPKDRDIAMVFQNYALYPHMTVYENMAFPLKLRKRPKSEIDKAVREAAEILDITQYLDRKPKALSGGQRQRVAIGRAIVREPKILLMDEPLSNLDAKLRNQMRAEIIKLRQKINTTFLYVTHDQTEAMTLGDRIVIMKDGFIQQIGTPQEVFDHPANLFVAGFIGTPQMNFFDAELVGRGGHYAVVLDGMTVELSENKQQRLAAKGVAGQHVTLGVRPQHISLQCESGSVKARMDVFEMMGSEIHLHANVNGRDMVIIVPTTDINGNYSDAFTIGKEIDFSFSGSTCHLFGNDGKNLEF, encoded by the coding sequence ATGGCAGGACTGTCTTTGGTAAATGTGAAGAAGATCTATCCCGCAACGAACGATCACAAGAAGTCCAAAAAGAAGCACGAGAGCGGCGAGGAGAAAAAGGCCCAGCTCCAGGTGACCAATGAGGGGGTTGTGGCTGTTCAGGAATTTAACTTGGATGTGGCGGACAAGGAGTTCATCGTGTTGGTCGGCCCCTCTGGTTGCGGCAAGTCGACCACTCTGCGAATGGTGGCGGGGCTGGAGGAGATCTCCAGCGGAGAACTGTACATTGATGGGAAGTTGATGAACGATGTAGCCCCTAAAGACCGGGACATCGCTATGGTGTTCCAGAACTACGCGCTCTATCCCCATATGACAGTGTATGAAAATATGGCGTTCCCACTGAAGCTGCGCAAGCGCCCTAAGAGCGAGATTGACAAAGCTGTGCGTGAGGCGGCGGAGATCCTAGACATTACGCAGTACTTGGACCGCAAGCCAAAAGCTTTATCCGGTGGGCAGCGGCAGCGTGTGGCGATTGGCCGCGCTATCGTACGGGAACCCAAGATCCTGCTGATGGACGAGCCTCTCAGCAACTTGGACGCCAAGCTGCGTAATCAGATGCGCGCAGAGATTATCAAACTGCGCCAGAAGATCAATACTACCTTCCTCTATGTCACCCATGATCAAACAGAGGCTATGACTCTGGGGGACCGGATCGTTATCATGAAGGATGGCTTCATCCAACAGATCGGTACGCCTCAGGAGGTTTTCGACCATCCTGCCAATCTGTTCGTGGCTGGCTTCATCGGTACGCCGCAGATGAATTTCTTTGATGCGGAGTTGGTTGGAAGGGGCGGCCATTATGCTGTCGTTTTGGATGGCATGACTGTAGAGCTGTCCGAGAACAAGCAACAACGTTTGGCTGCTAAGGGCGTGGCGGGGCAGCATGTCACACTAGGCGTTCGTCCGCAGCATATCTCCCTGCAGTGTGAGTCCGGCTCTGTCAAGGCCCGGATGGATGTATTTGAGATGATGGGCAGTGAGATCCACCTGCACGCCAATGTGAACGGTCGAGATATGGTCATCATTGTCCCTACCACAGATATTAACGGCAACTATTCCGATGCTTTCACCATTGGTAAGGAGATTGACTTCTCATTCAGCGGCAGTACGTGTCACCTGTTCGGCAACGACGGCAAGAACTTGGAATTCTGA
- the xdhB gene encoding xanthine dehydrogenase subunit XdhB, whose product MYDIRQVYQPKDLGEALSLLAEHPDAIVISGGTDVLIKVRERKWKDCSLLSIHRLPQLQGVRREKEELVVGPGTCFDQLHETGVIREHAFCLWQAADQVGSPQIRTVATLGGNICNGAVSADSAPPLLVLNARLELTDISQTKRQLDIGAFYTGPGRTALDRKRELLTAVRIPIIRPGCGSYYIKYGKRNALEISTLGCAAYVELDAGKKTFREVRIAFGVAAPVPMRCPAVEALVKGLPVDRHTLRLLGDAVGRELFPRDSWRASRELRMQLIRELSQRAVEGAVKQAGGILNESDPHDSQRNTSGAGCP is encoded by the coding sequence ATGTATGATATTCGACAAGTTTATCAGCCAAAGGACCTGGGAGAGGCACTCTCACTTCTGGCAGAACATCCGGATGCCATTGTTATCTCCGGCGGAACGGATGTTTTAATCAAGGTTCGGGAGCGGAAGTGGAAAGACTGCTCTCTGCTGAGTATTCACCGCCTGCCGCAGCTTCAGGGTGTGCGCCGGGAGAAGGAAGAACTGGTGGTAGGGCCGGGTACCTGCTTTGACCAACTCCATGAAACTGGAGTGATTCGGGAGCACGCCTTTTGCTTGTGGCAGGCGGCTGACCAGGTGGGGAGCCCCCAGATTCGCACTGTGGCTACGCTGGGAGGGAATATCTGTAATGGCGCAGTCAGTGCTGACAGTGCGCCGCCGCTGCTGGTACTCAATGCTAGGCTGGAACTCACCGATATCAGCCAAACCAAGCGGCAACTGGATATCGGTGCGTTTTATACTGGTCCCGGACGCACGGCCTTGGACCGAAAAAGGGAACTGCTGACGGCGGTGCGGATTCCTATAATCCGGCCGGGATGCGGCAGCTATTACATCAAGTATGGAAAGCGCAATGCCCTGGAGATTTCCACTTTGGGTTGCGCGGCGTATGTGGAGCTAGATGCGGGGAAAAAGACCTTTCGGGAAGTGCGGATCGCTTTTGGTGTGGCGGCGCCAGTTCCCATGCGCTGTCCGGCAGTGGAAGCTCTGGTGAAAGGACTGCCTGTGGACCGACATACACTGCGCCTGCTTGGAGATGCAGTAGGGCGGGAATTGTTCCCAAGAGATAGCTGGAGGGCATCTCGAGAGCTACGGATGCAGTTGATTCGGGAATTGAGCCAGAGAGCTGTGGAAGGGGCGGTCAAACAAGCAGGAGGAATTTTGAATGAAAGTGATCCACATGATAGTCAACGGAACACCAGTGGAGCTGGCTGTCCGTGA
- the xdhC gene encoding xanthine dehydrogenase subunit XdhC, translated as MKVIHMIVNGTPVELAVREDECLTDTLRQRLGLTSVKKGCGVGECGACTVLLDGKATNSCIYLTLWADGREIITVEGLRAKNGCLHPVQQAFVDEAAVQCGFCTPGFILTAVEIVNSGKKYTRDELRKLISGHLCRCTGYENILNAVERVVGVNAK; from the coding sequence ATGAAAGTGATCCACATGATAGTCAACGGAACACCAGTGGAGCTGGCTGTCCGTGAGGATGAGTGCCTGACGGACACATTACGCCAGCGCCTTGGACTCACCAGTGTCAAAAAAGGTTGTGGGGTTGGGGAGTGCGGCGCATGCACGGTTCTTCTGGACGGAAAGGCAACTAATAGCTGCATCTATTTGACCTTGTGGGCAGATGGACGAGAAATTATCACAGTAGAGGGGCTGCGGGCAAAAAACGGTTGCTTGCACCCTGTACAGCAGGCGTTCGTGGACGAAGCTGCAGTACAGTGTGGTTTTTGTACTCCGGGATTCATTCTTACCGCAGTGGAAATCGTCAATTCCGGAAAGAAGTATACCCGGGACGAATTGCGTAAGTTAATCTCCGGTCATCTGTGCCGCTGCACCGGTTATGAAAATATTCTTAACGCCGTTGAGCGGGTAGTCGGTGTCAATGCAAAGTAA
- the ade gene encoding adenine deaminase: MEIQRKEKAMRTFEEIKDTIETGLGKHPCDLKLQNVRLVNVYSSEIYNTDIYIKNGRIISISPEANLEAQEVVECCGQFAVPGLIDTHMHFESTMLSPEALASVVVPQGTTTLCADLMEIANVAGADGLKAMLDSISRLPYRMLIEVSSRVPTAPGLETNGAYMGAEEVRAIMDWQESISLGELDPSKILLVKDEYIEKIADTLARRKIVNGHAIGRLGQELNVYASAGISDDHECVTEEELLQRLRVGMSVLVREGSTERNLDALIGGVLREKLPLDNLMFCTDDKHAGEIQREGHINYNVARAMELGVGEIDAVKLATLNAARHFRLEDEIGSITPGRLADILLVEDLREMKPSQVYFEGRLVAKDCKLIQTCEVGEYPEWLKNTVKLKQLITEKSFRVPARTDRPQTQVTVIDLIDRQIINKRLIATLPCVNGEILADPVHDILKLAIVERYGKTGGVGVGFVRGFGLREGAMAYSMSHDHHNIVVVGVNELDMAQSVKVIQEMQGGLCVVRNGEVMAKMRLPIGGLMSEQDAGTVMRELDGLNAAARSLGCRGSAPFMTLSFISLPTVPELGLTDMGLVDVLEHRLIPVEIPEK, from the coding sequence ATGGAAATCCAACGAAAGGAAAAAGCCATGCGCACTTTTGAAGAAATTAAAGATACCATTGAGACGGGGCTTGGGAAGCACCCTTGTGATTTGAAATTACAGAATGTTCGACTGGTGAATGTATATTCATCGGAGATTTATAACACAGATATCTATATCAAAAACGGCCGGATTATCTCCATTTCACCAGAAGCAAATCTGGAGGCCCAGGAAGTAGTGGAGTGTTGCGGACAGTTCGCGGTGCCGGGGCTCATCGATACTCACATGCATTTCGAGTCAACTATGCTTTCACCAGAAGCTCTGGCTTCAGTGGTGGTGCCTCAAGGGACTACTACACTGTGCGCGGATCTTATGGAGATTGCAAACGTTGCAGGAGCGGATGGATTGAAGGCTATGCTGGATTCTATTTCCCGCCTGCCATACCGGATGCTTATTGAAGTTTCCTCACGAGTACCTACAGCGCCGGGCCTAGAGACTAACGGAGCCTATATGGGGGCCGAAGAGGTACGCGCTATTATGGACTGGCAGGAATCCATCAGTCTGGGCGAGCTGGATCCCTCTAAAATCCTGCTGGTGAAAGACGAATACATCGAAAAGATTGCGGATACCTTGGCGCGGAGAAAAATCGTAAACGGTCATGCCATCGGTCGCCTGGGGCAGGAACTCAATGTATATGCTTCTGCTGGGATCTCTGATGACCACGAGTGCGTTACCGAGGAGGAACTTCTCCAACGCCTACGGGTGGGTATGAGTGTGTTGGTTCGGGAGGGCAGCACCGAACGCAATTTGGATGCCCTCATCGGCGGTGTACTGAGAGAGAAGCTGCCTCTGGACAATCTGATGTTCTGTACAGATGATAAGCATGCTGGAGAGATCCAACGGGAGGGCCACATTAACTATAATGTTGCCCGGGCCATGGAATTGGGTGTGGGAGAAATAGACGCAGTGAAGCTGGCTACGCTCAACGCCGCCCGGCATTTCCGGCTGGAAGATGAGATCGGATCTATTACGCCGGGCCGCCTAGCGGATATTCTTTTGGTGGAGGATCTGCGGGAAATGAAGCCTAGCCAGGTGTATTTTGAGGGGCGCCTGGTAGCGAAAGATTGCAAGCTGATCCAGACATGTGAAGTTGGGGAATATCCTGAATGGTTGAAAAATACAGTAAAGCTGAAACAGCTGATTACGGAAAAGAGCTTTCGGGTCCCCGCTCGAACGGATCGTCCCCAGACGCAAGTTACAGTTATAGATCTGATTGACCGGCAGATTATCAATAAACGGCTAATCGCAACGTTGCCCTGCGTTAATGGGGAAATACTGGCAGATCCGGTACATGATATTTTAAAGCTGGCCATTGTAGAGCGCTACGGAAAAACTGGCGGTGTGGGAGTGGGATTTGTACGGGGCTTTGGCCTCCGGGAGGGGGCTATGGCCTACTCCATGTCCCACGATCACCATAATATCGTGGTAGTAGGTGTCAATGAGCTGGATATGGCACAGAGTGTTAAGGTGATTCAGGAAATGCAGGGCGGACTCTGTGTGGTCCGTAACGGCGAGGTGATGGCAAAAATGCGCTTACCCATCGGCGGATTGATGAGTGAGCAGGATGCTGGCACGGTTATGAGGGAATTGGACGGGCTAAATGCTGCGGCCCGAAGTCTGGGATGCCGCGGGAGTGCCCCTTTCATGACTTTGAGCTTTATCTCGCTTCCCACAGTGCCGGAACTTGGATTGACGGATATGGGGTTGGTGGATGTACTGGAACATCGACTGATCCCGGTGGAAATACCAGAAAAATAA
- the xdhA gene encoding xanthine dehydrogenase subunit XdhA — protein sequence MGIKNSIPRLDAVDKVTGAAKYTEDLIPINALVGKTLHSTIANGTVRAIDVDEAWKIPGVVDILTCFDVPDWEYATCGHPLSLDPAHTDVANKRILTKRVRYYGDEIAAVVAESDLAAQKALEAIRVEYEELPPLLTPEAAVISGIPLHEKSPDNQGGRMDFIIDESQNVRFYQGTFSMDPCIGGYVDLRGTKFHVPAQQHCHIENICCFAYMSGRKIVVVSPNQAPHTLRKHISDALGIPTGRIRVVKPYVGGAFGNKQDMFYEPLAALFTLRLGGRCVAFVMSREETFVNSRTRHAMDIWAAACVDDTGRITQKGIRLNAYSGAYGSNGHAVAAYAVTNYFQLYPALGKQVGESATVYTNMPSAGAMRGYGIPQVAFAMECQMDDLALRYHLDPVEFRKKNMMGLHFLDPFDRFLCASNGLERCIDRGCELVDWQAKRQAYDAFNHTSSNLKKGLGMAVFAYKTGVYPIQLETASCRMLLNDDGSLQIQVCATELGQGSDTVFAQIASEITTIPEENVYVVSCQDTDVSPHDAGAYASRQTYVSGSAVKQTAEILRKKILNRAACLYEADSKDLALDGGRITGRDGAVLGTVRDVAVRMQYTNSTKINSEHLTAESTYTMRHNAFAFGASFVDLEVDVPIGKIKINRVIAIHDSGQILNPALARAQVHGGVAMGIGYALTEQMLFDPETGKMRNDNLLDYKIPTAMDIPQIDVEFVETYEPSAPFGNKALGEPPMIPQAPAIRNAVLHATGVAVYELPLTPERLIHAFIQAGLIQPLSCEHIAET from the coding sequence ATGGGGATCAAAAATAGCATTCCGCGTCTAGACGCTGTGGATAAGGTGACCGGCGCGGCAAAGTATACAGAGGATCTTATTCCTATTAATGCACTGGTGGGAAAGACTCTTCACAGCACCATTGCAAATGGAACAGTACGCGCTATTGATGTGGACGAGGCGTGGAAGATCCCGGGCGTAGTGGATATTTTAACTTGTTTTGATGTGCCGGACTGGGAGTATGCGACCTGTGGACATCCGCTTTCCCTGGATCCCGCACATACCGATGTGGCCAACAAGCGAATACTGACCAAACGAGTGCGCTACTATGGAGATGAGATTGCCGCAGTGGTAGCAGAAAGCGATCTGGCGGCTCAGAAGGCACTGGAGGCTATCCGGGTAGAGTACGAAGAACTGCCGCCGCTGCTGACACCGGAGGCTGCTGTGATCAGTGGGATTCCTCTGCATGAAAAATCCCCGGATAATCAGGGGGGGCGCATGGATTTTATCATTGATGAGAGCCAAAATGTCCGGTTTTATCAGGGAACGTTCTCCATGGATCCATGTATCGGCGGCTATGTCGATTTACGAGGAACAAAATTTCATGTACCGGCCCAGCAACATTGCCATATTGAAAACATCTGTTGCTTTGCCTATATGAGCGGGCGGAAAATTGTAGTGGTGTCGCCCAATCAGGCACCCCACACCCTACGCAAACATATTTCCGATGCTCTGGGTATCCCCACAGGCCGGATTCGTGTGGTCAAGCCCTATGTGGGCGGAGCATTCGGCAATAAGCAGGATATGTTCTATGAGCCGCTGGCGGCTTTATTCACCTTACGGCTGGGAGGACGGTGCGTGGCCTTTGTGATGAGCCGGGAGGAGACATTTGTCAATAGCCGGACTCGTCATGCCATGGACATCTGGGCGGCGGCCTGTGTGGATGATACGGGACGAATCACGCAGAAGGGCATTCGCCTGAATGCATACAGCGGCGCGTACGGTTCTAACGGCCACGCTGTGGCCGCCTATGCGGTGACTAACTATTTCCAGCTTTATCCTGCTTTGGGCAAGCAGGTGGGAGAGTCCGCTACGGTCTATACCAATATGCCCTCGGCGGGAGCTATGCGGGGCTATGGGATTCCACAGGTGGCCTTTGCGATGGAGTGCCAGATGGATGATCTGGCACTGAGGTATCATTTGGATCCTGTGGAATTTCGAAAAAAGAATATGATGGGCCTGCATTTCTTGGATCCCTTTGACCGGTTTCTCTGTGCCAGCAACGGTCTGGAACGGTGCATCGACCGTGGGTGTGAGTTGGTGGACTGGCAAGCGAAGCGTCAGGCGTATGATGCGTTCAACCATACATCGTCCAATCTCAAGAAAGGATTGGGCATGGCAGTGTTTGCCTATAAGACTGGGGTCTATCCCATACAATTGGAGACAGCTTCCTGTCGGATGCTGCTCAATGATGACGGCAGCCTACAGATACAGGTCTGTGCTACGGAGCTGGGACAGGGCTCCGATACTGTATTTGCCCAAATCGCCTCGGAGATTACCACAATTCCGGAAGAGAACGTGTATGTAGTCTCCTGCCAGGATACGGATGTTTCTCCCCATGATGCGGGGGCATACGCTTCTCGCCAGACTTATGTCTCCGGCAGTGCGGTGAAGCAGACAGCAGAGATACTTCGGAAGAAAATCCTGAACAGGGCTGCCTGTTTGTACGAAGCAGATTCCAAAGATCTTGCCCTTGATGGCGGACGGATTACAGGCCGTGATGGCGCAGTCCTGGGGACGGTGAGGGATGTGGCAGTCCGAATGCAGTACACCAACAGCACAAAGATAAACAGCGAACATCTGACGGCGGAATCCACCTACACCATGCGTCATAACGCATTTGCCTTCGGTGCAAGCTTTGTTGATTTAGAGGTGGATGTTCCTATCGGCAAGATTAAAATCAACCGCGTGATAGCGATTCACGACAGCGGCCAGATTCTCAATCCGGCGCTTGCTAGAGCTCAGGTTCACGGTGGTGTGGCTATGGGGATTGGATATGCTTTGACGGAGCAGATGCTTTTTGACCCCGAGACTGGTAAGATGCGAAACGACAACCTGTTGGACTATAAAATCCCGACAGCCATGGACATCCCACAGATTGATGTGGAGTTTGTGGAGACCTATGAGCCCTCCGCCCCCTTTGGGAACAAAGCATTGGGAGAGCCGCCCATGATCCCACAGGCACCGGCTATCCGGAACGCTGTGCTCCATGCCACGGGCGTGGCCGTCTATGAGCTGCCCCTGACACCGGAGCGGCTGATCCACGCCTTTATACAAGCTGGACTGATACAACCACTGTCGTGCGAGCATATAGCGGAGACATAA
- the nagB gene encoding glucosamine-6-phosphate deaminase, giving the protein MKIICAKDYSDLSRKAANIISAQVILKPESVLGLATGSSPLGVYRQLILWYEKGDLDFAEATSVNLDEYRGLSANNTQSYHYFMHKNFFDYINIAPDHIHIPDGMAADPDAECRRYDRLIADLGGIDLQLLGIGRNAHIGFNEPDDHFSKYTHQVDLTESTIAANTRFFEREEDVPRQAISMGMQAITQARKILLIASGADKADAIYASCFGPVTPGIPASILQLHQDVTVIADKDALSKCPQQAWAQKAPSKEIHTGFLFR; this is encoded by the coding sequence TTGAAGATTATTTGTGCGAAAGACTACAGTGACTTGAGTCGCAAGGCCGCCAACATCATCTCCGCCCAAGTTATTCTGAAGCCGGAGAGTGTGCTGGGCCTGGCTACGGGTTCCTCACCGCTGGGGGTCTACCGCCAGTTGATTCTCTGGTACGAAAAAGGAGATCTGGACTTTGCGGAGGCAACCTCGGTGAATCTGGACGAGTACCGGGGGCTGTCGGCAAACAATACGCAGAGCTATCACTACTTCATGCATAAGAACTTCTTCGACTACATCAATATTGCTCCCGACCATATCCATATTCCCGATGGCATGGCTGCGGATCCGGATGCGGAGTGCCGCCGGTACGACCGTCTGATTGCGGATTTGGGCGGTATCGACCTGCAGCTTCTGGGGATTGGCCGTAATGCCCATATCGGTTTCAACGAACCGGACGATCACTTCTCCAAATACACTCACCAGGTTGACCTGACGGAAAGCACCATCGCCGCGAACACCCGCTTCTTCGAGCGGGAGGAGGACGTTCCCCGGCAAGCCATCTCCATGGGGATGCAAGCCATTACCCAAGCCAGAAAGATCCTTCTGATCGCCAGCGGTGCCGATAAGGCCGACGCCATTTACGCCAGCTGTTTTGGACCGGTGACTCCCGGAATACCAGCTTCCATTCTCCAGCTCCATCAGGATGTTACGGTCATTGCCGACAAAGACGCCCTCTCCAAATGCCCGCAGCAAGCTTGGGCGCAGAAAGCCCCGAGCAAAGAAATCCACACTGGGTTTCTTTTCAGATAA
- a CDS encoding enoyl-CoA hydratase-related protein, translating to MQISVKIGVIQFWNAYEFVIISTTRTIFGYVVLHSVLKTFGVGVDIKLFYQSILDKDITSTQETYYDGAQALYDLRVLLICAVHGYCLGGLCYPAGADISIAVKGGEVINSSANRRRRMIKGA from the coding sequence ATGCAAATCAGCGTAAAGATAGGAGTCATCCAGTTCTGGAATGCATACGAATTTGTGATTATATCAACTACGAGGACGATCTTTGGGTATGTTGTTCTTCATTCTGTACTGAAGACTTTCGGTGTGGGAGTAGATATAAAATTATTTTATCAGAGTATTCTGGATAAGGACATAACTAGTACGCAGGAGACTTATTACGACGGGGCACAGGCATTGTATGACCTGCGGGTCCTTTTGATCTGCGCGGTCCACGGATATTGTCTGGGCGGCTTGTGCTATCCTGCCGGGGCAGATATTTCTATCGCAGTGAAAGGTGGAGAAGTTATCAATAGCTCTGCCAATAGAAGGCGCCGGATGATCAAAGGAGCTTAG